The following is a genomic window from Pseudomonas lurida.
AGCGCGACCTGCCGTTGACGCGCACCCAAAGCCTGATCGGCGCGCGTTTGCCCAACCGTGATGAAGCCGCGCTGCTGCTGATGCCCCGGCACTTGCCGGCCCTCACCGTCTTTACCCTTTCCTGCGATCACGACGGCCGCCCGGTGGAGCTGGCGCAGTCCACCAGCCGTTCGGACCGCTTCCAGTACCAGGTGGTGACTTGATGGAGCCTTTGATGAGCCTGTCCCAGCGTCAACATTGGATCGGTGTGCTTGCCCGCGCCCAGCTCAATGAATTGCAACCTCACGAAGCGGCATTGAAGGATGCCGAATATCAGCTGATCCGCGCCCCGGAAATCGGCATGACCCTGGTGCGTGGCCGCATGGGCGGTAATGGCGCGCCGTTCAACGTCGGCGAAATGAGCGTGACCCGTTGCGTGGTGCGCCTGGCCGATGGGCGCACCGGCTACAGCTACCTGGCCGGGCGCGACAAGGTCCATGCCGAGCTGGCCGCCCTGGCGGATGCCCATCTGCAAGGCGCTCATCCAAGCACTTGGCTCAGCGACCTGATCACCGCGCTGGCCAATACCCAGGCACAACGGCGGGCGCAAAAAGACGCCGACACCGCGGCCACCAAGGTCGAGTTCTTCACCCTGGTGCGAGGAGAAAACTGATGAATGCTCAGCTGTTGCAACCGGCGTTTGTCGACCCGGTACTCGATGCCCAACGCGGTTTTCGCGCTGCGCTCAAAGCCTTGGCCGAACCGGGCCTGATCCAGCACCTGCCGTCTGCGCCGTGCCTCGACGGCCTGGCGCCCGCCACGTACGCCTTATGCCTGGCGCTGCTGGATGGCGACACGCCGCTGTGGCTGGCACCCCGTTTCGACACGCCGCTGATCCGCGCCAACCTGGCCTTCCACTGCGGCTGCCCGCTAACGCAAAACCGTGAGGACGCCGCGTTCGCGCTGCTCGATGAACAGGACCTGCTCGACCTCAGCGGCTTTGACCACGGCAATGACCGCTACCCCGATCAATCCTGCACCTTGCTCGTGCAGCTCACCGACCTGGAAGCCGGTCGCGGCCTGATCTGGCGCGGCCCGGGCATCAAGGCCCAGCGCCAGGTGCACCTGCCGGTGCCAACCGCCTTCTGGCACGAGCGCCGGCGCCGCGAAGCCTTCCCCCGTGGCCTGGATGTGCTGTTTGCCGCCGGCCATCACCTGATCGGGCTGCCGCGCAGCAGCCGCATCGCAGAGGAGCACGCCTGATGTACGTAGCCGTCAAAGGTGGCGAACAGGCCATCGACAATGCCCACCGCCTGCTGGCAAAAAAGCGCCGTGGCGATACGGCGATTCCTGAATTGAGCGTGACGCAAATCCGCGAGCAATTGCCCCTGGCCGTGGCGCGGGTGATGACCGAAGGTTCGCTGTTCGACGAAGAGCTCGCCGCGCTCGCGATCAAGCAAGCGGCGGGGGACCTGGTGGAAGCGATCTTCCTGCTGCGCGCCTACCGCACCACGCTGCCGCGCTTCAGCCCGAGCCTGCCGATCGACACTGCGCAGATGTCGTTGAGCCGGCGTCTGTCGGCTACGTTCAAGGACGTGCCCGGCGGCCAACTGCTCGGCCCGACCTTCGACTACACCCATCGACTGCTGGATTTTGCGCTGCTCGCCGAGGGCCAGCACCCCGGCCCGCAGACCACGCCGGGCGCGGCGTTGGAAGCCTGCCCACGCGTACTGGGTCTACTCGCCAAAGAAGGCCTGATCAAGAACGAAGCCGACGACAACGCCAGCGTCGCCGACATCACCCGTGACCCGCTGGAATACCCCGCCAGCCGCGCCGAGCGCCTGCAAGCGCTGGCTCGTGGCGATGAAGGTTTCCTGTTGGCGCTGGGTTACTCGACCCAGCGTGGCTACGGCCGCAACCACCCGTTTGCCGGCGAGATCCGTATCGGCGAGGTGGACGTGTGGATCGAGCCCGAAGAGCTGGGTTTCCCCATCTGCCTGGGCAGCATCGAAGTGACCGAATGCGAGATGGTCAACCAGTTCGTCGGCTCGGCCACCGAACTGGCGCAGTTCACCCGCGGCTACGGCCTGGCGTTCGGGCATGCCGAGCGCAAGGCCATGGGCATGGCATTGGTCGACCGCTCGCTACGCGCCGGGGAATACAACGAAGAGATCGTCTCCCCGGCCCAGCGCGAGGAGTTCGTGCTGGCTCACTGCGACAACGTCGAGGCCGCAGGCTTCGTCTCGCACCTCAAATTACCGCACTACGTGGACTTCCAGTCCGAACTGGAACTGATCCGCAAACTGCGCCAACCGGCCGAGGGCCCAAGCCATGAATGACACGGCCTACAACTTCGCCTACCTAGACGAACAGACCAAACGCATGATCCGCCGCGCCTTGCTCAAGGCCGTGGCGATCCCCGGTTACCAGGTGCCGTTCGGGGGCCGCGAGATGCCATTGCCCTACGGCTGGGGCACTGGCGGCATGCAATTGACGGCCGCCATCCTGGGGGCGGACGACGTGCTCAAGGTCATCGATCAGGGGGCGGACGACACCACCAATGCGGTCTCCATCCGTCGGTTCTTCGCCCGCACCGCAGGTATCGCCACGACCGATGCGACCCCGCAAGCGACGGTGATCCAGACCCGCCACCGTATCCCGGAGACGCCGTTGCAGGCCAACCAGATCATGGTCTACCAGGTGCCGATCCCGGAGCCGCTGCGCTTCATCGAGCCCTCGGAAACCGAGACCCGCACCATGCATGCGCTCAACGACTACGGGGTGATGCACGTGAAGCTCTACGAGGACATCGCCACCTTCGGCCATATCGCCACCAGCTACGCCTACCCGGTGATGGTCGACGAGCGCTACGTGATGGACCCGTCGCCGATTCCCAAATTCGACAACCCCAAGCTCGACATGAGCCCGGCGCTGATGCTGTTCGGCGCCGGTCGCGAAAAGCGTCTGTACGCCGTGCCGCCCTACACCGAAGTCACCAGCCTCGACTTTGAAGACCACCCGTTCGCCGTGCAGAAGTGGGAACACAACTGCGCCATCTGCGGCAGCCACGAATCGTTCCTCGATGAGCTGATTCTCGACGACGCCGGGGCCCAGCGCTTTGTGTGCTCTGACACGTGGTACTGCGCGCAACGCGTCAAGGAGAAAACCCAGTGAGCCAGCCTTTGCTACACGTGCGTGACCTGTCGTTGCTCTATGGCCCGGAGAAGGGTTGCCAAGGCGTCAGCTTCGACCTGTACCCCGGCGAAGTGCTGGGTATCGTCGGCGAGTCCGGCTCGGGCAAATCCACCTTGCTCTCGCTGTTGAGCGGGCGCCTGCCACCGCAGGCCGGCAGCATCGGCTACCGCAGCAAGGACGGCGAATGGCTCGACCTCTACAGCGCCAGTGAAGCCGAGCGCCGCACCTTGCTGCGCACCGAGTGGGGCTTCGTCGAGCAGAACCCCCGCGATGGGTTGCGCATGGGCGTGTCGGCCGGCGCGAATATCGGCGAGCGCCTGATGGCCCAGGGCGTGCGCAATTACCAGCAACTGCGCGGCGCCGGCCTCGACTGGTTGGGCCAGGTGGAAATCGACCCGCAACGCATCGATGACTTGCCGCGCACCTTCTCCGGCGGCATGCAGCAGCGCCTGCAGATCGCCCGCAACCTCGTCTCCAGCCCACGCCTGGTGTTTATGGACGAGCCCACCGGCGGCCTGGACGTGTCGGTGCAAGCCCGCCTGCTAGACCTGCTGCGCGGCCTGGTGCGTGAGCTGGATCTGGCGGTGGTGATCGTCACCCACGACCTGGCCGTTGCACGCCTGCTGGCCGACCGCCTGATGGTGATGCGTCGCTCGCGGGTGGTGGAGACCGGGCTCACCGACCAGATCCTCGACGATCCACAGCACCCTTACTCTCAACTGCTGGTGTCTTCGGTATTGCAGCCATGATGAATGCCTTGATCGAGGTCCGTGACCTCTCGAAAACCTTCACCCTGCACCAGCAGAGCGGCGTGGTGCTCAACGTGCTGCGTGGGGTTGAGTTCAGTGTGCGGGGCGCCGAATGCCTGGTGCTGCACGGCCAGTCCGGCGCGGGTAAAAGCACCTTGCTGCGCACCTTGTACGGCAACTATCTGCCGGCGGGTGGCAGCATTCGTGTGCAACATGCCGGCGAGTGGCTGGAGTTGGTCGGCGCCGAACCCCGCGACATTCTCCAGGTGCGCCAACAGACTCTCGGTTACGTCAGCCAATTCCTGCGCGTGATCCCCCGTGTCGCCTGCCTGGATGTG
Proteins encoded in this region:
- the phnG gene encoding phosphonate C-P lyase system protein PhnG — translated: MSLSQRQHWIGVLARAQLNELQPHEAALKDAEYQLIRAPEIGMTLVRGRMGGNGAPFNVGEMSVTRCVVRLADGRTGYSYLAGRDKVHAELAALADAHLQGAHPSTWLSDLITALANTQAQRRAQKDADTAATKVEFFTLVRGEN
- the phnH gene encoding phosphonate C-P lyase system protein PhnH; translated protein: MNAQLLQPAFVDPVLDAQRGFRAALKALAEPGLIQHLPSAPCLDGLAPATYALCLALLDGDTPLWLAPRFDTPLIRANLAFHCGCPLTQNREDAAFALLDEQDLLDLSGFDHGNDRYPDQSCTLLVQLTDLEAGRGLIWRGPGIKAQRQVHLPVPTAFWHERRRREAFPRGLDVLFAAGHHLIGLPRSSRIAEEHA
- a CDS encoding carbon-phosphorus lyase complex subunit PhnI, which encodes MYVAVKGGEQAIDNAHRLLAKKRRGDTAIPELSVTQIREQLPLAVARVMTEGSLFDEELAALAIKQAAGDLVEAIFLLRAYRTTLPRFSPSLPIDTAQMSLSRRLSATFKDVPGGQLLGPTFDYTHRLLDFALLAEGQHPGPQTTPGAALEACPRVLGLLAKEGLIKNEADDNASVADITRDPLEYPASRAERLQALARGDEGFLLALGYSTQRGYGRNHPFAGEIRIGEVDVWIEPEELGFPICLGSIEVTECEMVNQFVGSATELAQFTRGYGLAFGHAERKAMGMALVDRSLRAGEYNEEIVSPAQREEFVLAHCDNVEAAGFVSHLKLPHYVDFQSELELIRKLRQPAEGPSHE
- a CDS encoding alpha-D-ribose 1-methylphosphonate 5-phosphate C-P-lyase PhnJ; this encodes MNDTAYNFAYLDEQTKRMIRRALLKAVAIPGYQVPFGGREMPLPYGWGTGGMQLTAAILGADDVLKVIDQGADDTTNAVSIRRFFARTAGIATTDATPQATVIQTRHRIPETPLQANQIMVYQVPIPEPLRFIEPSETETRTMHALNDYGVMHVKLYEDIATFGHIATSYAYPVMVDERYVMDPSPIPKFDNPKLDMSPALMLFGAGREKRLYAVPPYTEVTSLDFEDHPFAVQKWEHNCAICGSHESFLDELILDDAGAQRFVCSDTWYCAQRVKEKTQ
- the phnK gene encoding phosphonate C-P lyase system protein PhnK; translated protein: MVLRATRQGENPVSQPLLHVRDLSLLYGPEKGCQGVSFDLYPGEVLGIVGESGSGKSTLLSLLSGRLPPQAGSIGYRSKDGEWLDLYSASEAERRTLLRTEWGFVEQNPRDGLRMGVSAGANIGERLMAQGVRNYQQLRGAGLDWLGQVEIDPQRIDDLPRTFSGGMQQRLQIARNLVSSPRLVFMDEPTGGLDVSVQARLLDLLRGLVRELDLAVVIVTHDLAVARLLADRLMVMRRSRVVETGLTDQILDDPQHPYSQLLVSSVLQP